In a single window of the Veillonella sp. genome:
- a CDS encoding Bax inhibitor-1 family protein has product MNPYNVTGPTATEVAQVESIVSQRLKGSFLWMVVGLLTTIGVGIAALANPNWLRFAYQNFNIILLVELGVVFLFSARAYTANVMTLRGMFFLYSALNGLTLTLVSLRYNVFEVVIPALIGTLAFFIGFAVVGATTKRNLSSLTPYVMAALLGMIIVSLVMMAARYFNWAVLSGFSDTVSLVLGYVGVVVFSIFTAIDVNRIKNNVTQVALMEDETILDRIEITGALSLYLDFINLFLSLLRIFGNKR; this is encoded by the coding sequence ATGAATCCATATAATGTAACAGGACCTACTGCAACTGAGGTTGCACAGGTTGAAAGTATCGTATCCCAACGATTAAAAGGCTCTTTTTTGTGGATGGTGGTAGGCTTACTTACGACTATTGGCGTTGGTATAGCGGCATTGGCAAATCCTAATTGGTTACGTTTTGCGTACCAAAACTTTAATATTATCCTATTAGTTGAGCTTGGCGTAGTATTCCTATTCAGCGCGCGTGCGTATACTGCTAATGTTATGACATTGAGAGGTATGTTTTTCTTATATAGTGCGTTGAATGGTCTTACATTGACGCTCGTATCCTTGCGATACAATGTATTTGAAGTAGTCATCCCTGCGTTAATCGGCACATTGGCCTTCTTCATTGGCTTTGCAGTGGTAGGGGCTACTACAAAACGTAATTTATCATCCCTTACACCGTATGTAATGGCTGCTTTGCTGGGCATGATCATTGTATCCTTGGTGATGATGGCAGCTCGCTACTTTAACTGGGCTGTACTCAGTGGCTTTAGTGATACTGTGAGTCTAGTTTTAGGCTATGTAGGGGTTGTAGTATTCTCCATCTTTACGGCTATCGATGTGAACCGCATTAAAAATAATGTGACACAAGTAGCTCTTATGGAGGATGAAACAATTTTAGACCGCATTGAAATCACAGGTGCTTTGAGCCTATATTTAGATTTCATTAACTTATTCTTATCCTTATTGCGCATCTTTGGTAATAAGCGATAA
- the citD gene encoding citrate lyase acyl carrier protein, which produces MAQLVKAAQAGFDEKNDALVTVEPIASGIEIELTSKVIRQYGDQIKSVVLNTVKEAGFDGVKVIVQDKNAWDYTIKARVLGALERGSKA; this is translated from the coding sequence ATGGCACAATTAGTAAAAGCTGCACAAGCTGGCTTCGACGAAAAAAATGATGCATTAGTAACGGTTGAACCGATTGCTAGCGGTATCGAAATTGAATTAACATCCAAAGTTATCCGCCAATACGGAGATCAAATTAAATCCGTTGTTTTAAACACAGTTAAAGAAGCTGGTTTTGACGGCGTAAAAGTAATCGTACAAGATAAAAATGCTTGGGATTACACAATTAAAGCTCGCGTATTAGGCGCATTGGAAAGGGGGAGCAAAGCATAA
- a CDS encoding DASS family sodium-coupled anion symporter → MERLVKLAIIVLIPIILWFTTPPAGLSAEAWRLLGFYIAGIVGLILKPYPIQIILLAVLSASALFLDNAKDILVGYGSTALWMIIAAFSLSVAFGKTGLGHRVAYHLINAFGSTVLRLGYVTALLDLVLSPATPSNTARAAGIVYPINLSIAESIGSYPGDTAKRGGSFILMNGYFVTKITSFMFLTAMAPNVLALDFVTKITGLNMTWAEWALALALPGLVMLIFVPLVGYWIDRPEAVKIDNKKLAADGLAKLGPMKMSEKILAVVFILALIGWALPSIGFDLSPTAVALVAMTVVFFAGIITWDDMVQTKAVWNTFIWFGAILGLSTALTKAKFFAWLAAFMQANLALDVSPLVVVLILSAISVVIRYLFASSTAYIASMLPVFLTVGMAAGVNPVMFGLVLLATNAFGGLVTHYGASPGPIIYSAGYNNLKDWWTAGAILAVLSWILLFVVGIPWWTFIGMI, encoded by the coding sequence ATGGAAAGACTCGTAAAATTAGCCATTATCGTGCTAATTCCAATTATCCTCTGGTTTACAACTCCACCAGCAGGGCTTTCTGCGGAAGCGTGGCGCCTCTTAGGCTTCTACATTGCAGGTATCGTAGGTTTGATTTTAAAACCATACCCAATTCAAATTATTTTATTAGCTGTATTATCTGCTTCTGCATTATTCTTAGACAATGCAAAAGATATCTTGGTAGGTTATGGCTCCACAGCATTGTGGATGATCATCGCTGCGTTCTCTTTGAGCGTTGCGTTTGGTAAAACTGGCCTTGGTCACCGCGTTGCATACCATTTGATTAATGCATTCGGTTCTACTGTATTGCGTCTTGGTTATGTAACAGCACTTCTTGATTTAGTATTATCTCCAGCTACACCTTCTAACACAGCACGTGCGGCTGGTATCGTATATCCAATTAACTTATCCATTGCTGAATCCATCGGTTCTTATCCTGGCGATACTGCCAAACGCGGTGGTTCCTTCATCTTGATGAATGGTTACTTCGTAACAAAAATTACATCCTTCATGTTCTTAACAGCAATGGCTCCTAACGTGTTGGCGTTGGACTTTGTTACTAAAATCACTGGTCTTAACATGACTTGGGCTGAATGGGCTTTGGCCTTAGCTCTTCCAGGTCTTGTAATGTTAATCTTCGTACCACTTGTAGGTTACTGGATTGACCGTCCTGAAGCAGTAAAAATTGACAATAAGAAATTGGCTGCTGATGGTCTTGCCAAATTAGGACCTATGAAAATGTCTGAAAAAATCTTGGCTGTTGTATTTATTCTTGCTCTTATCGGTTGGGCATTGCCTTCCATCGGTTTTGACTTGAGCCCAACAGCAGTAGCTTTAGTTGCTATGACTGTTGTATTCTTCGCTGGTATCATCACTTGGGATGACATGGTTCAAACTAAAGCTGTTTGGAACACATTCATCTGGTTTGGTGCTATCCTTGGTTTATCTACTGCTTTAACAAAAGCTAAATTCTTCGCTTGGCTTGCAGCATTTATGCAAGCAAACTTGGCACTCGATGTATCTCCACTCGTAGTTGTATTGATTCTTTCTGCTATTAGCGTAGTCATTCGTTACTTATTCGCTTCCAGTACTGCATATATTGCATCTATGCTTCCAGTATTCTTAACTGTAGGTATGGCAGCTGGTGTTAACCCTGTTATGTTTGGTTTAGTATTGCTTGCAACAAATGCGTTTGGTGGTCTTGTAACTCACTACGGTGCATCTCCTGGTCCAATCATCTACTCTGCAGGTTACAATAACTTGAAAGATTGGTGGACTGCTGGTGCAATCTTAGCAGTATTGAGTTGGATTCTACTCTTTGTAGTAGGTATTCCTTGGTGGACTTTCATCGGTATGATTTAA
- a CDS encoding LysR family transcriptional regulator: MDDREWQTFVTVVDEGNITRAAEKLFLSQPALSYRLRHMEKALGHSLLLRTAEGIALTAQGEIFYDYCKRMMQDQEALENAMNSASGKIQGTLKIASSINFADYELPALLKSFREQYPDVHIQVKTAFSHQVVKMFNTGDCMVAFARGGYDVSGKSELLLEEPYCLVYKELVPPESLEKVPFIKYQTDASVANIIETWCAEHFEEPPSVAMDVNSMSTCRHFVRAGLGWSILTYMGLGSCKDRDIYVSPLRSKDGTYITRDTNMVYTKDAENLVVVKTFIEYVRDYYKKHTVVDNSIFREYKG; the protein is encoded by the coding sequence ATGGACGATAGAGAATGGCAAACCTTTGTCACCGTTGTCGATGAAGGCAATATTACAAGGGCTGCAGAAAAACTATTTTTATCGCAACCAGCGCTTAGTTATCGGTTGCGCCATATGGAAAAAGCCTTGGGCCATTCTCTGTTGTTGCGTACTGCTGAAGGAATTGCCCTTACGGCACAAGGCGAGATTTTCTATGATTACTGTAAAAGAATGATGCAAGATCAAGAGGCCTTAGAAAATGCTATGAACTCAGCGTCTGGTAAGATTCAAGGAACCTTGAAAATCGCATCATCTATCAATTTTGCAGACTATGAACTACCGGCCTTACTGAAATCCTTCCGCGAACAATATCCAGATGTGCATATTCAAGTAAAGACTGCTTTCAGCCATCAAGTAGTAAAAATGTTCAATACTGGTGACTGTATGGTTGCCTTTGCTCGTGGCGGATATGATGTATCTGGTAAATCTGAATTACTATTAGAGGAACCGTATTGCTTGGTGTATAAGGAATTAGTACCACCAGAATCTCTTGAAAAGGTACCATTCATTAAATACCAAACCGATGCATCCGTAGCCAATATCATTGAAACGTGGTGTGCCGAACATTTTGAAGAGCCACCGAGCGTTGCGATGGATGTAAACTCTATGAGTACGTGCCGTCACTTTGTACGGGCTGGCCTTGGCTGGTCTATTTTGACCTATATGGGCCTTGGATCATGTAAGGACAGGGATATTTACGTAAGTCCATTGCGTAGTAAAGATGGCACATATATCACTCGTGATACCAACATGGTGTACACAAAGGATGCAGAAAATCTTGTGGTAGTTAAAACATTCATTGAGTATGTTCGTGATTACTATAAAAAACATACTGTCGTAGATAATAGTATTTTTAGAGAATATAAAGGATAG